The following proteins are co-located in the bacterium genome:
- a CDS encoding conjugal transfer protein TraB, whose amino-acid sequence MVSPLPPSAAALRQSATRLGAQLAERMTPRQRQFALLGAIVAAGVGLLWLIFASTDTGASSSSRKPAAGAPGPVTNIGV is encoded by the coding sequence ATGGTGTCGCCCCTGCCTCCCTCCGCAGCCGCCCTTCGCCAGTCGGCCACCCGCCTCGGCGCGCAACTGGCCGAGCGGATGACGCCACGCCAGCGCCAGTTCGCGCTGCTCGGCGCGATCGTCGCCGCCGGCGTGGGCCTGCTCTGGCTGATCTTCGCGTCCACGGACACCGGGGCGTCGTCGAGTTCTCGCAAGCCGGCCGCCGGCGCGCCAGGGCCGGTCACCAACATCGGCGTCAT